The Triticum dicoccoides isolate Atlit2015 ecotype Zavitan chromosome 6A, WEW_v2.0, whole genome shotgun sequence genome has a window encoding:
- the LOC119316159 gene encoding putative disease resistance protein At1g50180: MAETAINAVLRNLGNLAVQESSFLGGVTLEVAFLKDELMRLQGYLKDAETKRRSGNATVAILMSQIRDAAYEAENVIEAADYMKKRNNIKKGFMGAISRYAHLPSDLTTLHKVGVEIQHVRRKLSEIFQSVEGLNIDLDNNVVDESLQDYGLRHQAFKDDVVMVGFENEYKEIVDKLIEGENMLSVVSIVAMGGAGKTTLARKVYTSSGVKQHFESLVWVTVSQKFKVIDLLKEILKQILSDGDQSIKIDEMNEYEVGKKIHDILIKKRYLVVLDDVWETDTWEQINRTIKAFPDTSNSSRLLLTTRKEDVAIHVEMQTHVHALRSLDEEKSWLLFSSKALPSYRISGIHDLYKYEELGRKLTRKCDGLPLALAVLGGYLSKNLNTQAWSDVVLCWPSTKDIQMMRGIIARSYKDLPNHYLRSCVLSLAAFPEDYIISVSTLINLWIVEGLIPHTPKHTVEKTARTYVSELAQRSFVQVVQTSIIHECAEEIRIHDIIRDWCIEEATKDGFLDVIDETTSGQVGASSSHNQIFYRSSYQNMSGQILQASPNLGALFGFGLSSVSLLELRFLRVLHVENSILENFDEVIGGCIHLRDLRLRRCGYMMLPSSIRKLLYLQTIDVPGSYLSGSVRDIPTLRYVHLASTFLPRNVQIPQTLRELRMSAIPDEHRKDPMPILEMLPCLVVLELRYYDPSTMTFGAQGFPCLQELRLDRCTFNKWMMEVGTMPKLSHLSFTRCSHGEGIPDGLLHLPSLKLVLVDNLEDYLNDSTLDGLRHKGCKNAKERPRSENCDVARLAAAFPSAGISSGVALTSGVPLSDIASTRREGGGVVFSAPLHRLLWSLNIFSI, encoded by the exons ATGGCCGAGACAGCTATTAACGCCGTTCTTAGGAACTTGGGAAATCTTGCTGTTCAGGAGAGCAGTTTCTTAGGTGGGGTCACACTTGAAGTGGCCTTCTTGAAAGATGAGCTGATGCGGCTGCAGGGCTACCTCAAAGACGCCGAGACAAAACGGAGATCTGGAAATGCAACAGTTGCTATCTTAATGAGTCAAATCAGGGATGCTGCTTATGAGGCTGAGAATGTTATCGAAGCTGCAGATTACATGAAGAAAAGAAATAACATAAAAAAGGGTTTCATGGGTGCAATTTCAAGGTACGCTCACTTACCGAGTGATTTGACTACCCTTCATAAAGTTGGTGTTGAAATTCAGCATGTGAGAAGGAAGCTTAGTGAGATATTCCAGAGCGTAGAAGGCTTGAACATTGACTTGGATAATAATGTTGTCGATGAGTCCCTACAAGATTATGGTCTTAGACACCAAGCCTTCAAGGATGATGTTGTCATGGTTGGTTTCGAGAACGAGTACAAAGAAATAGTGGATAAATTAATTGAGGGAGAAAATATGCTTAGTGTTGTCTCCATAGTTGCCATGGGCGGGGCAGGAAAAACAACACTTGCTAGAAAAGTATACACTTCATCTGGCGTGAAACAACACTTTGAGTCACTTGTTTGGGTGACTGtatctcaaaagttcaaggtcattgaTTTACTAAAGGAGATTTTGAAGCAAATACTGAGTGATGGAGACCAGTCTATAAAAATTGATGAGATGAATGAGTATGAGGTGGGAAAGAAGATCCATGATATCCTCATCAAGAAAAGATACTTGGTAGTTCTTGATGATGTGTGGGAAACAGACACATGGGAACAAATAAATAGAACTATTAAGGCCTTTCCGGATACATCTAACAGTAGTAGATTACTTCTAACcacaagaaaagaagatgttgcaatacatgtCGAAATGCAAACCCATGTACATGCTTTGAGGAGTTTAGATGAAGAGAAAAGTTGGCTACTTTTTAGTAGCAAAGCTTTACCTTCATACAGAATATCGGGCATACATGATCTGTATAAATATGAAGAACTAGGAAGAAAGCTTACAAGGAAATGTGATGGATTACCACTTGCACTTGCAGTTTTAGGGGGGTACCTATCAAAGAATCTCAACACACAAGCATGGTCCGATGTGGTACTGTGTTGGCCATCAACCAAGGACATACAGATGATGCGAGGCATAATAGCTCGCAGTTACAAGGACCTACCAAATCACTATTTAAGATCATGTGTGCTCTCTCTTGCTGCTTTTCCTGAGGATTACATAATATCTGTGTCGACTCTTATTAATCTATGGATAGTAGAAGGCTTGATTCCACATACACCTAAGCACACTGTAGAAAAAACAGCTCGTACATATGTAAGTGAGTTGGCTCAAAGAAGTTTTGTGCAAGTTGTTCAAACAAGCATTATACATGAATGTGCTGAGGAAATAAGGATTCATGATATTATACGTGACTGGTGCATAGAAGAGGCAACGAAAGATGGTTTCCTTGATGTAATCGATGAAACTACTAGTG GACAAGTTGGTGCATCATCATCTCATAACCAGATATTCTATCGTTCTTCTTACCAAAACATGAGTGGGCAGATCTTGCAGGCATCACCTAATCTCGGAGCTTTGTTTGGCTTTGGACTTTCATCAGTATCTTTACTTGAGCTAAGGTTCCTAAGAGTTCTTCATGTCGAGAACTCGATCCTAGAGAATTTCGACGAGGTAATTGGTGGGTGCATTCACCTTCGAGACCTGAGGTTGAGACGATGTGGATACATGATGCTTCCTTCTTCAAT tcggaaaCTCCTTTATCTGCAAACTATAGATGTACCAGGTTCATATTTATCAGGCTCCGTCCGGGATATACCTACTCTAAGATATGTACATCTTGCTAGTACTTTTCTGCCAAGAAATGTGCAAATTCCACAAACCTTACGGGAGCTCCGTATGTCGGCTATTCCTGATGAACATAGAAAAGACCCGATGCCGATCctggaaatgcttccttgtcttgtGGTGCTGGAGTTGCGTTATTATGATCCCAGTACAATGACCTTTGGTGCCCAAGGGTTCCCTTGTCTGCAAGAGTTGCGACTTGACAGATGTACCTTTAACAAGTGGATGATGGAGGTTGGGACAATGCCAAAGCTATCCCACCTGTCATTTACACGTTGCTCGCATGGTGAAGGAATCCCTGATGGATTACTGCACCTTCCATCCCTCAAGCTCGTGTTAGTGGATAATTTAGAAGATTATTTGAATGACAGCACGCTGGATGGTCTGAGACACAAAGGATGCAAG AATGCGAAAGAACGGCCTCGGTCAGAGAACTGTGATGTG GCACGTCTCGCAGCAGCCTTCCCCTCCGCAGGAATCTCCAGCGGCGTGGCATTGACCTCCGGCGTTCCCCTGTCCGACATCGCCTCGACGAGGAGGGAGGGCGGCGGCGTCGTCTTCTCAGCACCACTCCACAGACTTCTCTGGAGCCTGAACATCTTCAGTATTTAA
- the LOC119318606 gene encoding divinyl chlorophyllide a 8-vinyl-reductase, chloroplastic-like, with protein MAAALLLSSRLPKSTAIASASAAAPRPTLCPRFLSFPLTTAKACRRRGGCSILASSATSPSPAAAQPFRSLPPSETTVLVTGATGYIGRFVVRELLRRGHRVVAVARPRSGVRGKNSPEEVVSDLAPARVVFSDVTDPGALLADLSDSGHGPVHAAVCCLASRGGGVQDSWRVDYHATLHTLQAARSLGAAHFVLLSAVCVQKPLLEFQRAKLRFEGELAAEAARDPAFTYSVVRPTAFFKSLGGQVEAVKKGNPYVMFGDGKLCACKPISEEDLASFIADCIFDQEKANKVLPIGGPGKALTPLEQGEMLFGLLGREPRFIKVPIQVMDGVIWVLDGLAKVFPGLEDAAEFGKIGRYYASESMLVLDPETGEYSDEKTPSYGKDTLEHFFEKVIREGMAGQELGEQTIF; from the coding sequence ATGGCCGCCGCCCTTCTCCTCTCCTCCCGCCTCCCCAAGAGCACGGCcatcgcctccgcctccgccgccgctcccCGCCCCACACTGTGTCCGCGCTTCCTCTCCTTCCCCCTCACAACCGCCAAGGCTTGCCGCCGCCGCGGGGGATGTAGTATCCTCGCCTCCTCTGCGACGTCGCCCTCCCCGGCCGCGGCCCAGCCTTTCCGCTCCCTGCCCCCCTCCGAGACCACCGTCCTCGTCACCGGCGCCACGGGCTACATCGGCCGCTTCGTCGTCCGCGAGCTGCTCCGCCGCGGCCAccgcgtcgtcgccgtcgcccggcCCCGCAGCGGCGTCCGCGGCAAGAACTCCCCCGAGGAGGTCGTCTCCGACCTCGCCCCCGCCCGCGTCGTCTTCTCCGACGTCACCGACCCGGGCGCCCTCCTCGCAGACCTCTCCGACTCGGGACACGGTCCCGTGCACGCCGCGGTCTGCTGCCTCGCCAGCCGCGGCGGCGGGGTGCAGGACTCGTGGCGCGTCGACTACCACGCCACGCTCCACACCCTCCAGGCCGCGCGCAGCCTCGGCGCCGCCCACTTCGTGCTCCTCTCCGCCGTCTGCGTCCAGAAGCCGCTCCTCGAGTTCCAGCGCGCCAAGCTCAGGTTCGAGGGCGAGCTCGCCGCCGAGGCGGCCCGGGACCCGGCCTTCACCTACAGCGTCGTCCGCCCCACCGCCTTCTTCAAGAGCCTCGGCGGCCAGGTCGAGGCCGTCAAGAAGGGCAACCCCTACGTCATGTTCGGCGACGGCAAGCTCTGCGCCTGCAAGCCCATCAGCGAGGAGGACCTCGCCTCCTTCATCGCGGACTGCATCTTCGACCAGGAGAAGGCTAACAAGGTTCTCCCAATTGGAGGGCCGGGGAAGGCCCTCACACCGCTGGAGCAAGGGGAGATGCTGTTCGGGCTGCTCGGGCGCGAACCCAGGTTCATCAAGGTGCCCATTCAGGTCATGGATGGTGTCATCTGGGTGCTCGATGGACTGGCTAAGGTTTTCCCCGGGCTGGAGGATGCCGCCGAGTTCGGCAAGATTGGGAGGTACTATGCGTCGGAGAGCATGCTAGTGCTGGATCCCGAGACCGGGGAGTACAGCGACGAGAAGACGCCGAGCTATGGCAAAGACACGCTGGAGCACTTCTTCGAGAAGGTGATAAGGGAAGGAATGGCGGGGCAGGAGCTAGGCGAGCAGACCATCTTCTAG